The Muricauda sp. SCSIO 65647 genome includes a region encoding these proteins:
- a CDS encoding cystathionine gamma-synthase: MAKKELKFNSKTIHGGQRPDKAYGAVMPPIYQTSTYAQSTPGGHQGFEYSRSGNPTRTALENSLASIENGQYGLAFASGLSAMDAVIKLLNPGDEVISTNDLYGGSYRLFRQVFEKYGIVFHFIGMQDMAAIEEKINKNTKLVWVETPTNPMMNVVDIKAVSALAKKHDLLLAIDNTFATPYLQQPLDLGADIVMHSATKYLGGHSDVVVGALIVNDKELADKLYFIQNASGAVCGPMDSFLTLRGIKTLHVRMQRHNENGEIIAKYLNDHPKIEKVYWPGFEDHPDHDIAKSQMNGFGGMISFIPKGGTFEAAVKIVEKLEVFTLAESLGGVESLAGHPASMTHASIPKEEREKSGVVDALIRLSVGIEDVDDLIADLGQAIG, encoded by the coding sequence ATGGCAAAAAAAGAGTTGAAATTCAATAGCAAGACAATACACGGCGGGCAACGACCTGACAAGGCCTATGGGGCCGTCATGCCGCCTATTTACCAAACGTCTACCTACGCGCAGAGCACGCCTGGCGGGCATCAGGGGTTTGAATATTCGCGCAGCGGAAACCCCACAAGAACAGCTTTGGAAAATTCTTTGGCAAGCATAGAAAATGGGCAATACGGTCTGGCATTTGCCAGTGGGCTTTCGGCCATGGACGCAGTAATAAAATTATTGAATCCGGGTGATGAGGTAATCTCTACCAACGATTTGTATGGAGGAAGTTACAGGCTGTTCCGTCAGGTTTTTGAGAAATACGGGATTGTCTTTCATTTTATCGGAATGCAAGATATGGCCGCTATCGAGGAAAAAATCAATAAAAACACCAAATTGGTTTGGGTTGAGACCCCAACAAACCCTATGATGAACGTCGTTGACATCAAAGCCGTTTCGGCTTTGGCCAAAAAACACGATCTGCTGCTTGCCATTGATAATACGTTTGCTACACCCTATCTGCAGCAACCTTTGGATCTAGGCGCAGATATCGTTATGCATTCCGCGACAAAATACTTGGGGGGCCATAGTGATGTGGTCGTCGGGGCCCTGATCGTTAATGATAAAGAACTGGCCGATAAATTATACTTCATTCAAAATGCCAGTGGGGCCGTCTGCGGACCTATGGACAGTTTTTTGACCCTTCGTGGCATCAAGACCCTTCACGTACGCATGCAACGGCACAATGAGAATGGGGAAATCATTGCAAAGTACCTTAACGACCATCCAAAAATAGAAAAGGTGTACTGGCCCGGTTTTGAAGATCACCCCGATCATGATATTGCCAAAAGTCAGATGAACGGTTTTGGAGGCATGATTTCCTTTATTCCAAAAGGTGGCACCTTTGAAGCTGCGGTCAAGATCGTAGAAAAACTTGAAGTGTTCACGCTTGCTGAGTCTTTGGGAGGCGTCGAAAGTTTGGCTGGCCACCCCGCGAGTATGACGCATGCCAGTATACCAAAAGAAGAACGCGAAAAGAGCGGTGTGGTCGATGCCTTGATACGGTTGAGCGTCGGCATCGAAGATGTTGATGATCTTATTGCGGATTTGGGCCAGGCCATTGGGTAA
- a CDS encoding DUF3298 and DUF4163 domain-containing protein — translation MKKVFFTISLLIAFISCKESHKLTFEPLEFSGADCHQCPKIKIQIPHALNEDKLAATISTALREEIIYHLRFDEGSDVATIDGAIASFTKEFQQVQQKFADESLPWEAEINAEIIFEDDNLLTIMLNSYIFTGGAHGNGSTTLLNFDKNNNQELENHELFSDLEGFEKLAEVRFREQESIPKEGDINQTGFMFERNRFHLAENIAYTEQGLQMIYNQYEIASYADGPITLIIPFKEAAPYLKHKVKS, via the coding sequence ATGAAAAAAGTCTTTTTCACCATATCATTGCTCATTGCGTTCATCAGTTGCAAAGAATCACATAAACTTACTTTTGAACCTCTTGAATTTTCAGGGGCCGATTGTCACCAATGCCCAAAAATCAAAATTCAAATACCCCATGCATTGAACGAAGATAAATTGGCGGCAACCATCAGTACAGCTCTTAGGGAAGAAATCATCTATCATCTGAGGTTTGATGAAGGCAGTGATGTAGCTACCATCGATGGGGCCATAGCCTCTTTTACAAAAGAGTTTCAACAAGTACAACAGAAGTTTGCCGATGAGTCACTGCCATGGGAAGCTGAAATCAATGCAGAAATTATTTTTGAAGATGACAATCTACTGACCATAATGCTGAATTCATATATTTTTACCGGTGGCGCCCATGGAAATGGCTCAACCACTCTTCTGAACTTCGACAAGAACAACAACCAAGAGTTGGAAAACCATGAGCTTTTCAGTGATTTGGAAGGGTTTGAAAAACTGGCCGAAGTTAGGTTCAGGGAACAAGAGTCGATTCCCAAAGAGGGCGACATCAACCAAACGGGTTTTATGTTTGAACGAAACCGTTTTCATTTGGCCGAAAACATCGCCTATACAGAACAGGGGCTGCAAATGATCTACAACCAATATGAAATTGCTTCTTACGCCGATGGTCCAATTACCCTGATTATTCCCTTTAAAGAGGCTGCCCCGTATTTAAAGCACAAAGTGAAGTCTTGA
- a CDS encoding nuclear transport factor 2 family protein, with amino-acid sequence MNLEKNKENAIAFYKMAYEGNPKKAVQLYVGDIYVQHNPDVADGPDGFIDYFERMQQEYPEKSIEFVRCIAEGDLVALHTHQTWPGNEEYVTMDFLRFDERGKIVEHWDSIQKIPETAAHNNGMY; translated from the coding sequence ATGAATTTGGAAAAGAACAAAGAAAATGCCATTGCCTTTTACAAAATGGCTTACGAGGGAAATCCGAAAAAAGCAGTGCAACTATATGTAGGGGATATTTATGTTCAACACAACCCTGATGTAGCGGATGGCCCTGACGGATTCATCGATTATTTTGAAAGGATGCAACAAGAGTATCCCGAAAAATCAATTGAATTTGTCAGGTGTATTGCCGAAGGCGATTTAGTCGCGCTGCACACACATCAAACCTGGCCGGGCAATGAAGAATATGTGACCATGGATTTTCTCAGATTTGATGAACGTGGAAAAATAGTCGAGCACTGGGATTCCATTCAAAAAATTCCAGAAACGGCGGCCCATAACAATGGAATGTACTAA